One Cyanobium sp. Tous-M-B4 DNA window includes the following coding sequences:
- a CDS encoding chlorophyll a/b-binding protein — MTNTPASKQLLNNSPEQLTLVAQLKRAELFNGRAAMLGIVIGIVVEGLTGFGIAHQIGLGALVDGYAACRTQFLPFCF; from the coding sequence ATGACCAACACTCCCGCCAGCAAACAGCTGCTCAACAACAGCCCCGAACAGCTGACCCTCGTGGCCCAGCTCAAGCGAGCTGAACTGTTTAACGGCCGTGCCGCCATGCTCGGCATCGTCATAGGCATCGTGGTGGAAGGCCTCACGGGCTTTGGTATCGCCCACCAAATTGGTCTCGGTGCACTAGTTGATGGTTATGCCGCCTGCCGCACCCAGTTTTTACCGTTCTGCTTCTAA
- a CDS encoding chlorophyll a/b-binding protein, translated as MTEPPPRFGFVAFAETWNGRLAMLGFVIGLGTELLTGQSILGQLGLG; from the coding sequence ATGACTGAGCCCCCGCCCCGCTTCGGTTTCGTTGCCTTCGCTGAAACCTGGAATGGCCGTCTGGCCATGCTCGGCTTCGTTATCGGCCTTGGCACCGAGCTGCTCACCGGCCAGAGCATCCTCGGCCAACTGGGCCTGGGCTGA